A genomic stretch from Desulfonatronospira thiodismutans ASO3-1 includes:
- a CDS encoding four helix bundle protein translates to MKIQTFEDLNAWKACRALRIFVSKQVKPSLPRYELYRLGDQLSRSSRSTTANIAEGYGRFHYMDNAKYCSNSRGSCWETLDHLITAHDEGFISDDILHQGRELVYTAVKLINGYMNYLQKAGKSNASTTKEDFAQYHGS, encoded by the coding sequence ATGAAAATCCAAACCTTTGAAGATTTAAACGCATGGAAAGCCTGTCGAGCCTTGCGCATCTTTGTATCAAAGCAGGTTAAACCATCATTGCCAAGATATGAACTCTATCGCTTAGGTGACCAACTCTCAAGGTCCTCCAGGTCAACTACAGCAAATATAGCCGAAGGCTATGGCCGTTTCCACTACATGGACAACGCCAAATACTGCAGTAATTCCCGTGGATCTTGTTGGGAAACCTTGGACCATCTCATAACGGCCCATGATGAAGGATTTATCTCTGATGATATTCTACATCAGGGTCGTGAACTTGTCTACACTGCCGTAAAACTCATTAACGGCTATATGAATTATCTCCAGAAAGCCGGAAAATCAAATGCATCTACAACAAAAGAAGACTTTGCCCAGTATCATGGGAGTTAA